One genomic segment of Theobroma cacao cultivar B97-61/B2 chromosome 6, Criollo_cocoa_genome_V2, whole genome shotgun sequence includes these proteins:
- the LOC18597069 gene encoding cysteine-rich receptor-like protein kinase 10 isoform X1 — MITVFKRILFLIFSFPVLTYLVTLTFAVDPFFQSRCVEDTGNYTANSAYERNLNSLFNEISSTTKLNYGFFHSKFGEVNAIALCRGDVKLNDCTSCLNGTVSEMKQRCHRYKEAIGWSEFCMLRYSSRNISKRLEISPGACLLNTRSAVAGNPEEILRVLQVLLDYLRRVAAARGALLKYATGNSSLGAQIWYALVQCTPDLSEQDCNDCLEAVTEGIRSCCFGQMGCRVLRPSCNLRFESAKFFDAAPAVPPPQSPQSTKEEDKQKKSVRIPLGASLSATLGLALFSACGFFIWRRRNIQEDNENSQEVQLLDLVQGSILDEHSSENFNRENVSRSQEFPSIQLDILHVATNYFCNENKLGEGGFGPVYKGTLADGKAIAVKRLSRTSGQGLLEFKNEVMLIAKLQHRNLVRLLGCCLEKNEKLLVYEFMPNRSLDVFLFDSSMAVELSWPKRFSIIKGISRGVMYLHEDSRLRIIHRDLKASNVLLDHEMNPKISDFGMARIFGGDQNQVNTNRVVGTYGYMAPEYAMEGLFSIKSDVFSFGVLLLEIISGKRNNGFHVSERGESLLTFAWKLWSKGQGMELMDQLLVQSCVAAEVLKCIHIGLLCVQEDPADRPSMSSVVVMLGSETITLPRPVEPAFSVGRVVAEPTEPTSNDRNRSINEVTISNLSPR; from the exons ATGATAACGGTATTTAAACGAATACTGTTTCTGATCTTCTCCTTTCCAGTGCTCACATACCTTGTTACTCTTACCTTCGCCGTTGATCCTTTCTTCCAGTCTAGATGCGTAGAGGATACAGGGAATTACACAGCTAATAGTGCCTACGAACGCAACCTGAATAGCCTCTTCAACGAAATCTCCTCTACTACAAAATTGAATTATGGGTTTTTTCACAGTAAATTTGGCGAAGTCAACGCCATTGCACTTTGTAGGGGAGATGTTAAGCTAAATGATTGCACTAGTTGTCTCAATGGCACTGTTTCTGAGATGAAGCAGCGTTGTCATCGCTACAAAGAGGCCATTGGATGGTCTGAGTTTTGTATGTTACGCTACTCAAGCAGAAACATCTCTAAAAGATTGGAAATTTCTCCTGGCGCTTGTCTATTGAACACAAGGTCTGCAGTGGCAGGTAATCCGGAGGAGATACTTCGTGTACTGCAGGTGTTGTTGGATTACCTGCGTAGGGTAGCAGCAGCAAGGGGTGCTCTTCTCAAGTATGCAACAGGTAACTCATCTCTGGGTGCCCAAATTTGGTACGCTCTTGTGCAGTGCACTCCTGATTTATCGGAGCAAGACTGCAATGATTGTCTAGAAGCGGTAACGGAAGGGATTAGGAGTTGCTGCTTTGGGCAGATGGGATGCCGGGTTCTTAGACCCAGCTGTAACTTAAGGTTTGAGTCAGCCAAGTTTTTTGATGCTGCACCTGCTGTTCCGCCCCCGCAATCACCCCAGTCAACGAAAG AAGaagataaacaaaaaaaatcagtcCGGATTCCGCTTGGTGCGAGTTTATCAGCGACTCTTGGGCTGGCTCTCTTTTCTGCATGTGGTTTCTTCATATGGAGGAGGAGAAACATTCAAG AGGATAACGAAAATAGTCAAGAAGTTCAATTACTTGACTTGGTACAAGGAAGTATACTCGATGAGCACTCAAGCGAAAATTTTAACAGAGAAAATGTGTCGAGATCTCAAGAATTTCCTTCGATTCAATTGGATATTTTACACGTTGCAACAAATTacttttgtaatgaaaataaGCTTGGAGAAGGTGGATTTGGCCCTGTATACAAG GGTACACTAGCAGATGGTAAAGCAATTGCAGTTAAAAGGCTCTCAAGAACTTCCGGTCAAGGGCTGCTTGAGTTCAAGAATGAAGTCATGTTAATTGCCAAATTACAGCATAGAAATCTGGTGAGGCTCTTAGGATGTTGCTTGGAGAAAAACGAAAAGTTGCTGGTGTACGAATTCATGCCCAACAGAAGCCTTGATGTTTTCCTGTTTG ATTCGAGCATGGCTGTGGAACTTTCCTGGCCAAAACGATTCAGCATTATTAAAGGAATCTCTCGAGGTGTCATGTATCTGCACGAGGATTCTCGTCTTAGAATTATCCACAGAGatcttaaagcgagtaatgtTTTACTTGATCATGAGATGAATCCCAAAATTTCAGACTTTGGTATGGCAAGAATTTTTGGTGGAGATCAAAATCAAGTAAATACGAATAGAGTAGTTGGAACATA TGGATACATGGCACCCGAATATGCAATGGAAGGACTCTTTTCTATCAAATCTGATGTTTTCAGTTTTGGAGTCCTTTTGCTGGAAATCATAAGTGGAAAAAGGAATAACGGTTTTCATGTTTCAGAGCGTGGTGAAAGCCTCTTGACTTTC GCATGGAAACTATGGTCTAAAGGTCAAGGAATGGAGCTAATGGATCAGCTCCTTGTGCAGTCGTGTGTTGCTGCTGAGGTGCTTAAATGCATCCATATTGGGCTATTATGCGTGCAAGAAGACCCAGCAGACAGACCCAGCATGTCATCTGTGGTTGTCATGTTAGGAAGCGAGACCATTACACTTCCTCGACCAGTAGAACCTGCGTTTTCTGTTGGACGTGTTGTTGCAGAACCAACTGAGCCCACTTCAAATGATAGAAACCGTTCTATTAATGAGGTTACAATTTCAAATTTGTCGCCTCGATGA
- the LOC18597069 gene encoding cysteine-rich receptor-like protein kinase 29 isoform X3, whose translation MITVFKRILFLIFSFPVLTYLVTLTFAVDPFFQSRCVEDTGNYTANSAYERNLNSLFNEISSTTKLNYGFFHSKFGEVNAIALCRGDVKLNDCTSCLNGTVSEMKQRCHRYKEAIGWSEFCMLRYSSRNISKRLEISPGACLLNTRSAVAGNPEEILRVLQVLLDYLRRVAAARGALLKYATGNSSLGAQIWYALVQCTPDLSEQDCNDCLEAVTEGIRSCCFGQMGCRVLRPSCNLRFESAKFFDAAPAVPPPQSPQSTKEEDKQKKSVRIPLGASLSATLGLALFSACGFFIWRRRNIQEDNENSQEVQLLDLVQGSILDEHSSENFNRENVSRSQEFPSIQLDILHVATNYFCNENKLGEGGFGPVYKGTLADGKAIAVKRLSRTSGQGLLEFKNEVMLIAKLQHRNLVRLLGCCLEKNEKLLVYEFMPNRSLDVFLFDSSMAVELSWPKRFSIIKGISRGVMYLHEDSRLRIIHRDLKASNVLLDHEMNPKISDFGMARIFGGDQNQVNTNRVVGTYGYMAPEYAMEGLFSIKSDVFSFGVLLLEIISGKRNNGFHVSERGMETMV comes from the exons ATGATAACGGTATTTAAACGAATACTGTTTCTGATCTTCTCCTTTCCAGTGCTCACATACCTTGTTACTCTTACCTTCGCCGTTGATCCTTTCTTCCAGTCTAGATGCGTAGAGGATACAGGGAATTACACAGCTAATAGTGCCTACGAACGCAACCTGAATAGCCTCTTCAACGAAATCTCCTCTACTACAAAATTGAATTATGGGTTTTTTCACAGTAAATTTGGCGAAGTCAACGCCATTGCACTTTGTAGGGGAGATGTTAAGCTAAATGATTGCACTAGTTGTCTCAATGGCACTGTTTCTGAGATGAAGCAGCGTTGTCATCGCTACAAAGAGGCCATTGGATGGTCTGAGTTTTGTATGTTACGCTACTCAAGCAGAAACATCTCTAAAAGATTGGAAATTTCTCCTGGCGCTTGTCTATTGAACACAAGGTCTGCAGTGGCAGGTAATCCGGAGGAGATACTTCGTGTACTGCAGGTGTTGTTGGATTACCTGCGTAGGGTAGCAGCAGCAAGGGGTGCTCTTCTCAAGTATGCAACAGGTAACTCATCTCTGGGTGCCCAAATTTGGTACGCTCTTGTGCAGTGCACTCCTGATTTATCGGAGCAAGACTGCAATGATTGTCTAGAAGCGGTAACGGAAGGGATTAGGAGTTGCTGCTTTGGGCAGATGGGATGCCGGGTTCTTAGACCCAGCTGTAACTTAAGGTTTGAGTCAGCCAAGTTTTTTGATGCTGCACCTGCTGTTCCGCCCCCGCAATCACCCCAGTCAACGAAAG AAGaagataaacaaaaaaaatcagtcCGGATTCCGCTTGGTGCGAGTTTATCAGCGACTCTTGGGCTGGCTCTCTTTTCTGCATGTGGTTTCTTCATATGGAGGAGGAGAAACATTCAAG AGGATAACGAAAATAGTCAAGAAGTTCAATTACTTGACTTGGTACAAGGAAGTATACTCGATGAGCACTCAAGCGAAAATTTTAACAGAGAAAATGTGTCGAGATCTCAAGAATTTCCTTCGATTCAATTGGATATTTTACACGTTGCAACAAATTacttttgtaatgaaaataaGCTTGGAGAAGGTGGATTTGGCCCTGTATACAAG GGTACACTAGCAGATGGTAAAGCAATTGCAGTTAAAAGGCTCTCAAGAACTTCCGGTCAAGGGCTGCTTGAGTTCAAGAATGAAGTCATGTTAATTGCCAAATTACAGCATAGAAATCTGGTGAGGCTCTTAGGATGTTGCTTGGAGAAAAACGAAAAGTTGCTGGTGTACGAATTCATGCCCAACAGAAGCCTTGATGTTTTCCTGTTTG ATTCGAGCATGGCTGTGGAACTTTCCTGGCCAAAACGATTCAGCATTATTAAAGGAATCTCTCGAGGTGTCATGTATCTGCACGAGGATTCTCGTCTTAGAATTATCCACAGAGatcttaaagcgagtaatgtTTTACTTGATCATGAGATGAATCCCAAAATTTCAGACTTTGGTATGGCAAGAATTTTTGGTGGAGATCAAAATCAAGTAAATACGAATAGAGTAGTTGGAACATA TGGATACATGGCACCCGAATATGCAATGGAAGGACTCTTTTCTATCAAATCTGATGTTTTCAGTTTTGGAGTCCTTTTGCTGGAAATCATAAGTGGAAAAAGGAATAACGGTTTTCATGTTTCAGAGCGTG GCATGGAAACTATGGTCTAA